The following are encoded together in the Drosophila biarmipes strain raj3 chromosome 3L, RU_DBia_V1.1, whole genome shotgun sequence genome:
- the LOC108035902 gene encoding sentrin-specific protease 5: protein MDTMAKQECGNQPNSDRWQIQANNRLMALEAQAIERERYLNLLRKECGKPKPHSLQSTRPEIREFKLNRSQNSYTATLANGKISLGSNPKERVEDIILALERILIFTCKPSGKNRKARHIAIKSTLDQPKRKSTDFVVKCVRHRRHNSSVFLRDDYAEQFRKRALQKSKKLKIHFAEALSNAKRAEDERRALEQDMRRKFKNCGLIPESIVTIEDKSEENKVFAQLTKPITISEKISENKSDENEPGEFDLPNEEFLNHSEAIIISEDELEENEEFVQLTKEHLNRFVELEEGHPEQVVVTKFKLDVHLSDIKILIGDRWLNDVIINFYMNLMIERSEKRSGQLPSVYSMNTFFMPRLLQSGYAGVKRWTRRVDIFKKDIILIPVHCSSVHWTMAIIDMRRKTILYYDSKGGANQNLLGAVEKYLWEESLDKRKQPFDTSTFRIEKARNVPHQKNNTDCGVFSCMFAEYVTRNAPITFSQDNMVYFRKKIALEIIDGELWN, encoded by the coding sequence ATGGACACAATGGCAAAGCAAGAATGTGGAAATCAGCCAAACAGCGATAGGTGGCAAATCCAAGCGAATAACAGATTAATGGCCCTCGAGGCGCAGGCCATCGAGCGCGAGCGTTACCTAAATCTTCTCCGTAAAGAATGCGGCAAGCCAAAACCACATTCGCTGCAAAGTACCAGACCTGAAATCAgggaattcaaattaaatcgGTCCCAGAACAGCTATACAGCGACACTTGCGAATGGAAAAATATCCCTAGGTTCTAATCCAAAGGAAAGAGTGGAGGACATTATTCTGGCTCTTGAGCGAATTCTCATTTTTACGTGTAAACCATCCGGCAAAAACCGAAAAGCAAGGCATATTGCAATAAAGAGCACCCTGGATCAACCGAAACGCAAATCAACAGATTTTGTTGTCAAATGTGTCCGACACCGTCGCCACAATAGCTCCGTGTTTCTGCGGGATGACTATGCCGAGCAGTTCAGAAAGAGGGCTTTGCAAAAGAGCAAGaaactaaaaatacattttgcagAAGCCCTTTCCAACGCTAAAAGAGCCGAGGATGAACGCCGAGCACTCGAACAGGATATGCGCAGGAAGTTTAAGAACTGCGGACTTATCCCTGAGTCGATTGTCACAATCGAGGATAAGTCGGAAGAAAATAAGGTGTTTGCTCAGCTGACCAAACCCATCACCATCAGCGAGAAAATCAGTGAGAACAAATCAGACGAAAACGAACCAGGGGAGTTCGACCTACCAAACGAAGAATTCCTAAATCATTCCGaggccatcatcatcagcgaGGATGAGTTGGAGGAAAATGAGGAGTTCGTGCAGCTGACCAAGGAGCATCTGAATCGTTTCGTTGAATTAGAAGAGGGCCATCCTGAGCAAGTGGTTGTTACTAAGTTCAAACTGGACGTCCACCTCAGCGACATTAAAATCCTCATTGGTGATAGATGGCTCAACGACGTAATAATCAACTTCTACATGAACCTGATGATCGAACGCTCGGAGAAGAGATCTGGCCAGCTGCCCAGTGTGTACTCCATGAACACTTTCTTTATGCCACGTCTGCTACAGAGTGGATACGCGGGCGTAAAACGCTGGACCCGGAGGGTCGATATTTTTAAGAAGGACATCATACTGATACCTGTCCACTGCAGCAGCGTACACTGGACCATGGCCATAATCGATATGCGTAGAAAGACGATACTATACTATGATTCGAAGGGCGGAGCCAACCAGAACTTGCTGGGCGCCGTGGAGAAATACCTGTGGGAGGAATCGCTGGATAAGCGCAAGCAGCCTTTCGACACCAGCACTTTTCGCATCGAGAAAGCTCGAAACGTACCCCATCAGAAAAACAACACCGACTGCGGCGTTTTTAGCTGTATGTTTGCTGAATACG